Within Haliaeetus albicilla chromosome 29, bHalAlb1.1, whole genome shotgun sequence, the genomic segment TCCCCCCCTGATCCCTGGGTCCCCCCTgacccctgggtcccccccgATCCCTGGGTCCCCCCTGATCTCTGGGTTCCCCCCAGGCCTCTGAGTCCCCCCAAtctcctgggtcccccccagacccctgggtccccccccaccAGCTGCGAGGCCCCCCCACCTCATGACCTCGATGTATCCCTTAGCGGCGGCCACGTGGAGGGCGCTGGCGCCGGTGGCGGGGTGCCGGGCATCCCGGATCTCCCCCGCGTCCAGCCACCGTCGCGTGTCCCGCAGCATCCGCTCCTCCTCCGCCCGCTTGGCCGCCGCCACGTCCACCCCTGGGGAAGCGCCGGGGCGTGACCGGGCGTGGCTGGGACACGCCCAAccaccccggccccgcccccccttgGCCCCACCCACCTCGCCGCACCACCTCGGCCCGCAGCAAGGCCTCCAGCCCCTCGTCCTCGGCCACCTCCAGCGGCAGCTCCCCGTCGCTCGTCACCGCCGCCACGTCCGCTCCGTGCTCCAGCAGGtacctgggggggggacgacacaaGGGGTCAGGGGGATCAGGGTGGTGGGGGTCCACCTGGGCGCTGGGGTGGAGAgaccccccagtcccctcctcACTGGGCGATGTGCCGGTAGCCGCAGGAGGCGGCCACGTGCAGGGGGGTCCAGCCCTCGTTGTCGGCCTGGTTGACGTCGGCCCCGCTCTCCACCAGGAATTGCACCACCTCCATGTTCTCGTCGATGCAggcctggggcgggggggggcacaccccggggagggggggacggtCACGGGGACGgggtccctgccccagggaccccagcactggggacatccccccccccggggtctgggtgtgtgtcccccggggagccccgtgcccccccccagcatcgATCCCAGgccccccagttcccccagtaCCGTGCCAAGCCCCGCCCTCCCTCCgcaggccccgcccctccctacctccCGCTTACCCTGTGCAGGCTCCGCCCACTCGCCAAAGCAACCCCGCCCCTTCCATCCACTGGCCCCGCCCCCTCACCTCGGCAACCCCCGCAGGCTCCACCTGCTCACCGGGAAAACCCcgccccctcccttcctccctcccacttGCCCTCCGCAGGCCCCGCCCACTCAGGTCACGGCGCCCCCTgcaggccccgccccctcaCCCAGGTAACCGCGGCCCCCCcgcaggccccgccccctctCCCATCCGCtggcctccctccctcccccaggaaaccccgccccctcccggcgcaggccccgccccccgTCCCCCTCCCACCTGGTGCAGCGCGCTGATGCCGTCGGCGTTGGCCCCGCCCAGCAGCGCGCGGCCCCCCGCCCGCACCATGGCGCGCGCCTCCGCCAGGTCGGCGCCTGCGCAGACGGCGCGGAACTCGGCGGCGCGCTCGAAGCGGACGGCGCGGGCCCGCGGGGCCGGAGGGGccgggggagccgggggggccgccgccgccgccgcctcccagCGCCTCAGCTgctcccgccgccgctcccgcgccgccgccgccgccatcgccgccccccgccgccgccgccgccgcgggggcccCGCCCGGCTGCCGTAGGGGGGGCGGCGCCGGAAgcgcgggggcggggcgccATGGCAACGGCGCGCGGGGGGTgccggggcggcgcggggcagGGCGGGAAGGCGGCGGACCCCAcccacccccgccccgcccgccctccctccctcctccttcgCCGGCGGACGGAAGGACGCGAGAGCCGGATGTGACGTTTATTGGGGGCGGGGTCACTTCCAACGGCCACCGACGCGGCCTTTCCCGACCACCTTCttgctgcggggggggggggaagcagcgGGCTGGGACCCCAAGTcacccccccaggaccctccTAAAACCCCTCAGGGTCCCAAACACCTCCCGGAGCCCCTTAAcgcccccccagacccccctaACCCCCCGCGTCCCGGACCCCAAATATTCCcacaggccccccccccccccaaatacccctCATGACCCCCCCCCTAGGGCTCCCCATACCCCCCAGGACCTGCAAATGCCACCCCAGGACCCAAGTGACCCCCCCTGGAGCCCCTTTAATGCCCCCCTAGACCCCCTAATCCCCCCCCGGAACCCAAATATTCCCCCAGCGCCCCCCCAAACGCCCCTCAGGACCCCACATGACCCCCCCTAGGGCTCCCCAGGACCCCAAGTGACTCCCCCCGGAGCCCTTTAATGCCCCCCCAGACACCCTAATCCCCCCCCGGACCCCAAATAttcccccagggcccccccaaacacccctcAGGACCCCACATGTCCCCCAGGACCCTAAACACCTCTCCAGTGCCCCCCAGGGCCCCCATAATACCCCCCAGGGCCCCCAATACCCCCTCCAACCCTCCTATTgcctcccccccatcccaagTACCTCCCCCCGGAGCCCCCTAATGCCCCCCAGGACCCCTTATAACCCCCCCGACGTTCctaatttcccccccccccagccccgaaTACTTCAGACGCCCCCCCCTTACAATTTCTGAGCGTGGCTGATGCGGTTGTACAGGACGTTGATCTGGGGAGGGGTAAGTGTGAACCCCGGCGGCCGGGCCCcacataccccccccccccctttcacCCCGGGTGGGGGTCCCAGCTGTCCTGGCCCCCCCACCTCATATTTCTGCCGCCGCAGCTTCTCCATCAAGTCAAACTTTTCGGACTCGAGCTGGTGGATCCAGTCATGGAGCTCCTTGGCCTtgaccctgggggggggggtcaaaGGGTGGGTAGGGGGTCCGGGGGGTGGGtagggggtcggggggggggggcaggggaggggagggcccCCACCTGAGCTCATCCTCCCGCATGTGCTCGATGTTGAGGGGCCGCTTGCGCTCGGCCAGGATCCGCAGCTTCATCTCTCGCCCCGTCTGGCGTTTGCCCCGCTTCTGCTCCGcctgggggggacggggggggggctatggggcgCCCTATGGGGGCTACGGGGCACCCTATGGGGCTGACTCAGGCCAGGGGCTCTGGGCCATCCTCCTGCCTCAGAGGGGGTCCCCATAGGAGtgcctgggggtcccccccgGGGGGTGttttatggggctgggggtgctgtggggctggtcgcccccccccccaccttggcCAGGTACCCCCCGAAGTGGGGCATGGTGGACAGCACTTTCTTCTTCTTGGCGTCATCCTCCGCTCGCTTCttcgcctcctcctcctccttgcgcagcttctcctcctgggggggacacacgggggGATATGGGGACAGGCGGGGGGGATACACGGGGGTCCCCCTCCCCGCcgttcccccctcccctgctcaCCGCCAGCCGCGCTTGCCGCTCCCGCTCCTTCTCCGTCCGGCTCCGCAGCTGCTCGTTACGCTCGGCCCGACGACGTTCCTGGGGTACCCGTGTCACCCGTGGGGACCCACGGCAACCCACTGCGCCCCACACCGCCACCcacgggggggggacacaccgaCCTACGGGGGTCCCACAGACCCCCACGGCcacccacagggacccccagacccccacaGGGACCCAGAGACCCCCACGGGGACCCACAGACCCCCACGGGGACCCTGCACTGGGACCCACAGGGCCCCACTGGACCCCCACAGCCCTTCACACAcacccccggaccccccccagacccacaaTTCGCTCCATCAGGGCCACCAGCTCGTGCTCCTCCCGGCGCCGCTGCTCGAAGTGGGCGTCGATGAGGGtctgcagctccagcaggtCCTTCTCCATCCGCTTGCGGTGGatgtcctggggggggggggcacccacggAGGGGGGGGATATGGTCATCCTTGGGGACACCAACCCCTTCCCTGACCCACAGCCGCCCCCAGAGACCCCCGtagcagccccccagccccatagtACCCTTCAGTGACCCACAGAGAAGCCCCCAgcgaccccccccagccccacagtgatacccccccccccccccaggcccccacTCACATCGAAGTCAACCCTCTCCCCCTCGGGGATCTTGGGGGGGGCCAGCTGGGGCACGACAGGCCTGGGGGGTCCAGGGGGGCAGCAggtgggggggtcagggggggcagcggggctgccTCACTCCCCCTGACGCCCCCAGATTCCCCCCTCCGCTCACCGGGGCCGTGGCCGCTCCTCCTCTGGTGAGGAAAAATGGGGGGTCAGGGGGGGTTGGCGGCTCAgaagggttggggggggcgggggggtcatACCTGGCTCCTCCAGTGGTTTGGGGGGCTCTGATGCTGCGGGGGAGAGAGCAGAGGGTCAGAGTTTTTGGGAGcccccataaccccccctggggaccccagcACCTGGGGGGTCCCCATGGATTGGGGGGGGGCTCAGAGGGATCCCCCGCACTCaccatcctcctcttcctcctctgcctgctcctcctctgtgggagatgggggggacacagggtcAGTCGCCCCCCAACCCCCCATGTTAATTAACCAGAGCCGTTAATGAGATGGTAATTAAGACCCCAGGACTTGTTACagccccccaagaccccccccaaccctcatTAGCAGCCAGGCCGGTTTGTTAATGGTGTTAATTAATGCTTTGGGGTTTAATTGATGCTTTGGGGGTTCATTAAGGCGGTTTGGGCTTAATTAATGCATTTTGGCTTAATTAATGTATGTGGCTTAATTAATGCACTTGGGGGGGTCGTTCCTCATTAACTGGGGGGTTAATTGGGTGTTAATTGGGGGCTGGGCCGCTGTTAGCGCGGGGGTCACTCACCTTCCGGCTGCTCcctggggggggaaggagaggggtgAGGGGGGACCCCAGTATGGGGGGGGGCCCATCCCagtgggggacactgggggccCCAGTCCGGGGGAGGgggtcacggggcggggggggtcaCTCACTCCTCGTACTCTTCCTCAGCCTCTGACATGGCTGCGGGTCAGGGGGTCCTgaggggattggggggggggtgtcaggggatgggggggctgcctgccctgAGACCCCCATTACCCCCCCAGCATCCTCCCACCTGCCCCACAActccccatcaccccccaaGCCCCTATAGAcgcccccatgtccccccagcTCCTATAgaccccacagacccccccatagccgcccccagcccccaccGGTGGGGTCCCTCCCTCGGGCTCTGCTGgagtgtgtccccccccagtcccGGGGTCCCTTTATCGGGGCTGCCCCACCCCCCCGTGACatcaccccagcccccccccgagctgggacccccccaaattcccccccATTGTTCCTGAGATGCCACCGAAATGTCACCGACACCGGACACCCGCAGCTGTCGGGGgcggagtggggggggggggggggcagacgCCTGGGTCCACttggggggcaagggggggctCAGGctgggattggggggggggcagaccCCTGGGTCCGCTTGGGGGGGCTCAGGCCTTGGCTGGGGGGTCTGGacgcctggggggggggggcgggggcagccAGGACCATTCTGGGTGAAGACAAAGgtggggggggcatgggggg encodes:
- the TNNT1 gene encoding troponin T, slow skeletal muscle isoform X2, with protein sequence MEKDLLELQTLIDAHFEQRRREEHELVALMERIERRRAERNEQLRSRTEKERERQARLAEEKLRKEEEEAKKRAEDDAKKKKVLSTMPHFGGYLAKAEQKRGKRQTGREMKLRILAERKRPLNIEHMREDELRVKAKELHDWIHQLESEKFDLMEKLRRQKYEINVLYNRISHAQKFKKVVGKGRVGGRWK
- the TNNT1 gene encoding troponin T, slow skeletal muscle isoform X1, which gives rise to MSEAEEEYEEEQPEASEPPKPLEEPEEERPRPRPVVPQLAPPKIPEGERVDFDDIHRKRMEKDLLELQTLIDAHFEQRRREEHELVALMERIERRRAERNEQLRSRTEKERERQARLAEEKLRKEEEEAKKRAEDDAKKKKVLSTMPHFGGYLAKAEQKRGKRQTGREMKLRILAERKRPLNIEHMREDELRVKAKELHDWIHQLESEKFDLMEKLRRQKYEINVLYNRISHAQKFKKVVGKGRVGGRWK